One genomic region from Methanocaldococcus fervens AG86 encodes:
- the flaJ gene encoding archaellar assembly protein FlaJ: MVLDLLPRIGLKPRDYLLKIVLPAVIASIILIIFGFMFFSGITLYLYLTLPIIILASAIGYPYIVLDSQKNKINERLHIFITKFGTLSITDLNRKDLLRILSEEKEELGELAKESEKLYVLTNTWGRSLAEACRFLAQRTPSSEFADFLDRLAYALDSGEELKEFLIKEQDIVMDDYAAFYRRMLYSLDLYKELYVSAMTSVAFFLAFSILVPYLIPYDFVFMATLALFAFFGVELLIVIVIKNKLPFDRLWHTGEKPTETDLMLRKWVIFSVILTIISLIFLAWAKYIGLSPFYKIPYMILTALGFTPLAIGGVVALREEEKVKRKESVFPDFLRSLGDSVSAKGGGMVESLEYLSNHDFGPLTKDIKRLYKRLALNIDQNKSWRFFGLESCSYLIQLFSDMFSRCIYFGGEPKMAAEIISNNFRKIVQLRKSKYQSVQQFAGVIYGLGGGLALALFASLGVAKMVSDLYTSLSIPETVIQILHIAPITDSKTVEYIIFGSLIVYSAISAVLIKIMDGGHNYVSLLHFVVILWICSIVAYITKLIVSQILGLSVPIY, translated from the coding sequence GTGGTATTAGATTTACTACCAAGAATTGGGCTCAAGCCCAGAGATTATTTACTAAAAATTGTATTGCCTGCCGTTATTGCATCTATTATACTAATTATATTTGGCTTCATGTTTTTTAGTGGAATTACATTGTATCTATATTTAACTTTACCAATTATAATACTTGCCAGTGCAATTGGTTATCCTTACATTGTTTTAGATTCTCAAAAAAATAAAATAAATGAAAGATTACACATATTTATAACAAAATTTGGAACTTTGTCAATAACTGATTTAAATAGAAAAGATTTATTAAGAATACTTTCAGAAGAAAAAGAAGAGCTTGGAGAACTGGCAAAAGAATCTGAAAAATTATATGTTCTAACAAACACATGGGGGCGTTCATTAGCCGAAGCTTGTAGATTTTTAGCTCAAAGAACCCCTAGTAGTGAATTTGCAGATTTTTTGGATAGATTGGCTTATGCATTAGATAGTGGTGAAGAACTTAAGGAGTTTTTAATAAAGGAGCAAGACATCGTTATGGATGATTATGCTGCATTTTACAGGAGGATGTTATATTCTCTTGATTTATACAAAGAGTTATATGTTAGTGCAATGACATCTGTTGCGTTTTTCTTAGCATTTTCAATTTTAGTTCCATATTTGATACCTTACGATTTTGTATTTATGGCGACCCTCGCATTGTTTGCATTTTTTGGTGTTGAATTACTCATCGTTATTGTAATAAAGAATAAACTGCCTTTTGATAGATTGTGGCATACAGGGGAAAAACCCACAGAAACTGATTTAATGCTTAGGAAATGGGTGATATTCTCCGTTATATTAACTATAATATCTTTAATATTCCTTGCGTGGGCTAAATACATTGGGTTATCTCCATTCTATAAAATACCTTATATGATACTAACAGCCTTGGGATTTACGCCACTGGCTATTGGAGGGGTTGTAGCATTAAGAGAGGAAGAAAAAGTAAAAAGAAAGGAATCAGTATTTCCTGATTTTTTAAGATCTTTAGGAGATTCTGTAAGTGCTAAAGGGGGAGGGATGGTTGAATCTTTGGAATATCTCTCAAACCATGACTTTGGTCCATTAACTAAAGATATCAAAAGGTTGTACAAAAGATTGGCCTTAAATATTGATCAAAACAAATCTTGGAGATTTTTTGGTCTTGAATCTTGCAGCTATCTCATACAGCTATTTTCCGATATGTTTTCACGATGTATATATTTTGGAGGAGAACCGAAAATGGCTGCCGAAATAATAAGTAACAATTTCCGTAAAATAGTGCAGTTAAGAAAATCTAAATATCAGAGTGTTCAGCAATTTGCTGGAGTTATTTACGGTCTTGGTGGGGGTTTAGCTTTAGCATTATTTGCTTCGTTGGGAGTTGCCAAGATGGTTAGCGATCTATATACATCACTAAGCATTCCAGAGACAGTTATCCAAATATTGCACATTGCCCCAATAACTGACTCAAAAACTGTTGAATACATAATATTTGGCTCACTAATTGTTTATTCAGCAATTTCAGCAGTACTAATCAAAATAATGGATGGAGGACATAATTATGTATCTTTATTACACTTTGTTGTAATACTTTGGATATGTTCTATTGTGGCGTATATAACAAAGTTAATAGTCTCACAGATATTGGGTTTATCAGTTCCAATATACTAA
- a CDS encoding type II/IV secretion system ATPase subunit, with protein MSEAELREAMNRNPHLRKYVENFKRVYMRIPDFLTSLSRELKELKYPNIIYPIGDPIFIHIFGTPETKTKYIVIEPRLETPEEKLKYKMILNRILELAPYEETPKSVEEFEEVLIRLFDQCTKVTEAQEKEGFFKRFFKFVDNKIKITPEERKKYIYILKRDLIGLGNLEPIARDPYLEDIHVIGPKNCHVVHKIFGMLPTNITWEDDIELADYLKNIGERMGRPVSDAHPIVDGALPDGSRVNIVFSTDVSPKGSSFTIRKFTDVPISITQLISWGTFSTEIAAYLWLCLEYGMSIFICGETASGKTTTLNAILPFIKPDSKIFSCEDTPEVKPPHPVWQQLITRERGPEESRVTLFDLLRAALRSRPNYIIVGEIRSVEAAVAFQAMQTGHPVLSTFHAANVRKMIQRLNGDPINVPLTFMDNLNVAVFQLAVYQRGKVLRRVVTIEEIEGYYKEVDGVITRAVFQWEPDKDRHVFTGRNNSYVLEEKIAKAAGYEDPRDIYNELELRARILEEMIAREIFDYYQVRDIIWAFYEKGLEGLPFSI; from the coding sequence ATGAGTGAAGCAGAATTAAGAGAAGCAATGAATAGGAATCCACATTTACGAAAATACGTTGAAAATTTTAAAAGAGTCTATATGAGAATTCCCGACTTCTTAACATCACTTTCAAGAGAATTAAAAGAATTAAAATACCCTAACATCATCTATCCAATTGGAGATCCAATATTTATCCACATATTTGGGACTCCAGAAACTAAAACAAAGTATATAGTTATTGAACCTAGATTAGAGACTCCTGAAGAGAAGCTAAAATATAAAATGATATTAAATAGAATTTTGGAACTTGCTCCATATGAAGAGACCCCTAAAAGTGTGGAAGAATTTGAAGAAGTTTTGATTAGACTGTTTGATCAATGTACAAAGGTTACTGAAGCTCAAGAAAAAGAAGGGTTCTTCAAAAGATTTTTTAAATTTGTAGATAATAAAATTAAAATTACTCCAGAAGAGAGGAAAAAGTACATTTATATATTAAAGAGAGATTTGATAGGGTTAGGAAATCTTGAACCTATCGCCAGAGATCCTTATTTAGAAGATATTCACGTTATTGGACCAAAAAACTGTCACGTTGTTCATAAGATTTTTGGAATGTTACCTACCAATATTACATGGGAAGACGATATTGAGTTGGCTGATTATTTAAAAAACATTGGAGAAAGAATGGGTAGACCCGTCTCAGATGCTCATCCAATAGTTGATGGAGCTTTACCAGATGGTTCAAGAGTTAACATCGTTTTCTCTACAGATGTTTCTCCAAAAGGGTCATCATTTACCATTAGGAAATTTACAGATGTTCCTATTAGCATTACACAGCTCATTAGTTGGGGGACATTTTCTACAGAGATTGCAGCATATTTATGGTTGTGTTTAGAGTATGGAATGAGTATCTTTATATGTGGGGAAACCGCTTCAGGTAAAACTACAACATTAAACGCAATTTTGCCATTTATAAAACCAGACTCTAAGATATTCTCCTGTGAAGATACTCCAGAGGTTAAACCACCCCACCCAGTATGGCAGCAATTGATTACAAGGGAAAGAGGTCCAGAAGAGAGTAGAGTTACGCTGTTTGACTTGCTAAGAGCTGCATTGAGGTCAAGACCTAACTATATCATCGTTGGAGAGATTAGAAGTGTTGAGGCAGCTGTTGCATTCCAAGCTATGCAGACTGGACACCCAGTTTTATCAACATTCCACGCAGCCAATGTAAGAAAGATGATACAGAGATTGAATGGAGACCCTATTAACGTTCCACTAACATTTATGGACAACCTAAACGTTGCTGTATTTCAATTGGCAGTTTATCAGAGAGGTAAGGTTTTGAGAAGAGTAGTTACAATTGAAGAAATCGAAGGATACTATAAAGAAGTTGATGGAGTTATTACAAGAGCTGTATTCCAATGGGAGCCCGATAAAGATAGGCATGTATTTACAGGTAGAAATAACAGTTATGTTTTAGAGGAAAAGATAGCTAAGGCAGCAGGGTATGAAGATCCAAGAGATATTTACAATGAGTTGGAATTGAGAGCAAGAATATTGGAAGAAATGATAGCAAGAGAAATTTTCGATTATTATCAAGTTAGGGATATAATATGGGCATTTTACGAAAAAGGTTTGGAAGGGCTTCCATTCTCAATTTGA
- a CDS encoding ATPase domain-containing protein, whose protein sequence is MNIARIDLSRDDLDKRIGGGIPYGSLIIIEGEESTGKSVLCQRLTYGFLQNRHSVTYVSTQLTTLEFIKQMNSLDYSINKKLLSGALLYIPVYPLIADNKKKDGFLKKVMETRAFYEKDVIIFDSLSALIANDASEVNVNDLMAFFKRITALKKIIICTINPKELPESVLTVIRTSATILIKTEIYTFAGSLKNLAKILKYNIAPGPYQKSIVFRVEPKIGIAVEIASVA, encoded by the coding sequence ATGAATATAGCAAGAATTGATTTAAGTAGAGATGATTTGGATAAAAGAATAGGGGGTGGTATTCCATATGGTAGCCTAATAATAATTGAAGGAGAGGAAAGTACAGGTAAATCTGTACTATGCCAAAGATTAACTTACGGTTTTTTACAGAATAGGCATTCAGTAACTTACGTTTCTACCCAACTCACAACATTAGAATTTATAAAACAGATGAATTCCTTAGATTATTCTATTAACAAAAAATTATTGTCTGGAGCTTTGTTATATATCCCGGTTTATCCACTAATTGCAGATAATAAAAAAAAGGATGGATTTTTAAAAAAAGTTATGGAAACTAGGGCGTTTTATGAAAAAGACGTTATTATATTTGATTCTTTATCTGCATTGATAGCAAACGACGCTAGTGAAGTTAATGTCAATGATTTAATGGCTTTTTTTAAGAGAATTACAGCTTTAAAGAAAATAATAATTTGCACAATAAATCCAAAAGAACTACCAGAATCGGTTTTAACAGTAATAAGAACCTCTGCAACAATATTAATAAAAACAGAAATATATACATTTGCTGGAAGTTTGAAGAACTTGGCTAAAATACTGAAATATAATATAGCTCCCGGACCATATCAAAAAAGTATCGTGTTTAGAGTAGAACCTAAAATTGGTATTGCTGTTGAGATTGCTTCTGTTGCATAA
- a CDS encoding flagellar protein G → MASSALSEIIMFVAVLLIAAFVAGILTTSTYKISVNIGKKGDELSTKLSQDFEIINDPGSIPRNSSAGITIIYIKNTGKDPIIFTDDSFTVIIDGNIVEISDTKQLSNPESNTLYPGDVGEIDVNYNETGYHKIKVVSDSGISRVIRGYIS, encoded by the coding sequence TTGGCATCAAGTGCGCTATCTGAAATAATTATGTTCGTTGCTGTATTGTTAATTGCCGCATTTGTTGCAGGGATTTTAACAACCTCTACCTATAAAATCTCTGTAAATATTGGGAAAAAAGGTGATGAGTTATCCACTAAACTATCGCAAGATTTCGAGATCATAAACGACCCAGGAAGTATACCAAGAAACTCTTCAGCTGGCATAACTATAATTTATATTAAAAATACGGGCAAAGACCCCATTATATTTACTGATGACTCATTTACAGTGATTATTGATGGAAATATTGTTGAAATCAGCGATACTAAGCAATTATCAAATCCTGAAAGCAATACGTTATATCCTGGAGATGTTGGAGAAATTGATGTAAATTACAACGAAACCGGATATCATAAAATAAAGGTAGTATCTGATTCTGGAATTTCAAGGGTCATTAGGGGATACATCTCCTAA
- a CDS encoding flagellar protein F yields the protein MGFSSVVGATVMVIALLICGAYLYTTVDSHYETIYNAHESYYSHLNDKLHEKLVITNVKSSASQTNITIYNNGSVVVEPRKFSVLFNGSVVPEENISYYPQKDYLVPLDNITIIVNWPTPNRICIISDNGNKYFYSLS from the coding sequence ATGGGATTTAGTTCAGTAGTAGGAGCAACAGTAATGGTTATTGCATTGCTTATATGTGGAGCATACCTTTATACAACAGTAGATAGTCATTATGAGACCATCTATAATGCACACGAATCCTATTATTCCCATTTAAATGATAAATTGCATGAGAAGTTGGTAATTACCAATGTTAAGAGTAGTGCTTCACAAACAAATATAACAATATATAACAACGGTTCAGTTGTCGTTGAACCGAGAAAATTTAGTGTGTTATTTAACGGTAGCGTAGTTCCAGAAGAAAATATCTCCTACTATCCACAAAAAGATTATTTAGTACCTCTTGATAATATAACAATAATTGTTAATTGGCCCACCCCTAATAGAATATGCATCATCTCAGATAATGGCAATAAGTATTTCTATTCCCTGAGTTAA
- a CDS encoding FlaD/FlaE family flagellar protein: MDAMTSAILEIHKPAKLEDISDDDPIAIILALKWLEYLCERVGSENVPDVLEFYYMLGWLGDKALTKLLKYLKGIKVDEENLVDGSGKLNIADHIISLLFIERLNGKKISAELLDKIEWELRKIKKGAEQFYGI, translated from the coding sequence ATGGATGCAATGACATCAGCAATATTGGAGATTCACAAACCTGCTAAATTAGAAGATATATCTGACGATGATCCTATTGCAATAATATTGGCATTGAAGTGGTTAGAATACTTATGTGAAAGAGTAGGCTCTGAAAACGTACCTGATGTATTGGAATTCTATTACATGCTTGGTTGGTTAGGTGATAAAGCATTGACAAAATTATTAAAATACCTAAAGGGTATTAAGGTTGATGAAGAAAATTTAGTTGATGGTTCAGGAAAATTAAATATTGCGGATCATATAATATCATTGTTATTTATTGAAAGATTGAATGGAAAGAAAATATCTGCAGAATTGCTTGATAAAATTGAATGGGAGTTAAGAAAAATAAAGAAGGGGGCTGAACAGTTCTATGGGATTTAG
- a CDS encoding FlaD/FlaE family flagellar protein — MIQKTMNEMSSIPIISDEEILTEDEIEEYLDNLKSKLPSFVIILLKNNLRGKRVTKSQLDKIVERITEVLSKRKEDKTEELNKKLQSLEQKLDTIMKLATMTASTKLSEELKPETAEKTEEAVEEETESTKVEEEKEEVKKEVKEPEEIEKVVEEEVLEIKEIPEEPIEEGSSMEPIEEEKQYILNDIPEDAVSMTLIFKWLEFLIGKVGIKNLPDVLDYYNKIGWISDKVILKLLKFTKNMRIVFDTEEVRPKDKLSPSDHIMSLMYIEKLAGNPINPETLEMLEIEIRRIKKWAEELQSI, encoded by the coding sequence ATGATACAAAAAACAATGAATGAAATGTCATCGATTCCTATAATCTCTGATGAGGAAATACTTACTGAAGATGAAATTGAAGAATATTTAGATAACTTAAAATCAAAATTACCTTCTTTCGTCATAATACTACTAAAAAATAATTTAAGAGGTAAAAGAGTTACCAAAAGCCAGCTTGATAAAATCGTAGAGAGAATTACTGAAGTCCTATCTAAAAGAAAAGAAGACAAAACTGAAGAGCTTAATAAAAAACTTCAGAGTCTTGAGCAAAAACTCGATACCATAATGAAGCTTGCTACAATGACTGCTTCAACCAAACTCTCAGAGGAATTGAAACCTGAAACTGCTGAAAAAACTGAAGAAGCTGTTGAAGAGGAGACAGAAAGTACAAAAGTGGAGGAAGAAAAAGAAGAAGTTAAAAAAGAGGTAAAAGAACCTGAAGAAATTGAAAAAGTAGTAGAAGAAGAGGTCTTGGAAATAAAAGAAATCCCTGAAGAACCTATTGAGGAGGGAAGTTCCATGGAACCTATTGAAGAAGAAAAGCAATATATACTTAACGATATCCCTGAAGATGCAGTCTCTATGACATTGATATTCAAATGGTTGGAATTTTTGATTGGTAAAGTAGGCATTAAAAATTTGCCTGATGTTTTAGACTACTATAACAAAATTGGATGGATATCCGACAAAGTTATACTAAAATTATTGAAGTTTACCAAAAATATGAGAATTGTATTTGATACAGAAGAGGTAAGGCCAAAAGATAAGTTATCCCCAAGTGACCATATAATGTCATTAATGTATATTGAAAAGCTTGCAGGTAATCCAATAAACCCTGAAACTCTTGAAATGTTAGAAATTGAAATTAGAAGAATAAAAAAATGGGCTGAAGAACTACAATCAATCTAA
- a CDS encoding flagella accessory protein C, translated as MTLEEFEDIDKYDELERTVRELTETTEGLMAKINDIESRLPRFESSLNNLRKENEMLRIEINKINENLQDIMALYEVVSNQINPFIGVSKITATSLEKLERLETDYKRLKKTVEELTNDLIILGSLYLNQLDIDLEGIIEDVLEEEIIKSVSGEDTHDTKNNE; from the coding sequence ATGACTCTTGAAGAGTTTGAAGATATTGACAAATACGATGAACTTGAACGAACCGTTAGAGAGCTGACAGAAACTACTGAAGGTTTAATGGCAAAAATCAATGACATTGAATCGAGATTACCAAGATTTGAATCTTCACTCAACAACTTAAGAAAAGAAAATGAGATGCTAAGGATAGAGATCAATAAGATCAACGAAAACCTTCAAGATATAATGGCCCTCTATGAAGTAGTTTCAAACCAAATTAACCCGTTTATTGGTGTTTCAAAAATAACCGCAACGAGTTTAGAAAAACTTGAAAGGTTAGAAACTGACTATAAAAGGCTTAAAAAAACTGTTGAAGAGTTAACAAATGACCTAATAATATTGGGTTCATTGTACTTAAATCAGCTTGATATTGATCTTGAGGGGATAATTGAAGATGTATTGGAGGAAGAGATTATAAAGTCAGTGTCCGGGGAGGATACCCATGATACAAAAAACAATGAATGA
- a CDS encoding flagellin → MLLKYIKSRRGAVGIGTLIIFIALVLVAAVAAAVIINTAANLQHKAARVGQETTKQVASGLQVIKVVGYAPNTSTIEDLVIFVSPNVGDEVDLSSTIVVISNGNKKASLVYSGLLADCGNNGTKDIFGTDNSNLNTFWNDLTTAQSNNNVSFGVIVLQDADGSASNVEHPTINFGDKVAIAINLSAIEMPISPRDKVYGEVIPEYGASGIIEFIAPSVFTENVVPLQ, encoded by the coding sequence ATGTTGTTGAAATATATTAAAAGCCGTCGAGGGGCAGTTGGTATAGGTACGCTTATCATTTTCATCGCTTTAGTATTAGTCGCTGCAGTTGCAGCGGCAGTCATTATAAACACGGCAGCCAACCTCCAGCACAAGGCTGCAAGGGTAGGTCAAGAAACTACTAAACAAGTGGCAAGCGGACTCCAAGTAATTAAAGTTGTAGGATATGCCCCAAATACATCTACAATAGAGGATTTGGTTATATTTGTATCCCCAAATGTTGGAGATGAAGTTGATTTATCATCAACAATAGTTGTGATATCAAATGGAAATAAAAAGGCATCTTTAGTATATTCTGGATTACTGGCAGATTGTGGAAATAATGGAACTAAAGATATATTTGGAACAGATAATTCCAACTTAAACACTTTCTGGAACGATTTAACAACCGCTCAGTCAAATAACAATGTATCATTTGGTGTAATTGTGTTACAGGATGCAGATGGTTCAGCAAGTAATGTTGAGCATCCAACCATAAACTTTGGGGATAAAGTAGCAATTGCAATTAATTTAAGTGCAATAGAAATGCCAATATCCCCAAGAGACAAGGTTTATGGAGAAGTTATTCCAGAATATGGAGCTTCAGGTATTATTGAGTTTATAGCTCCATCAGTATTTACTGAAAATGTCGTGCCACTTCAATAA
- a CDS encoding flagellin — MKLLEFLKGKKGATGIGTLIVFIAMVLVAAVAAAVLINTSGFLQQKAMATGKESTEQVASGLSTLQVIGIHNNSTVNYLAIYITPNAGSAPIDLNQTKILITDGNKKAVLKYKGAAAWNDLDNGGEVTNTSLPAWNLSSGEFGIIVLQDADDSCKNITPVINKGDIVALTINASKISLDLKPRTTVTGSVVPEFGAPAVIEFTTPATYLGDQEVIQLQ; from the coding sequence ATGAAACTTCTCGAGTTCTTGAAGGGTAAGAAAGGGGCTACAGGTATAGGAACCTTAATAGTCTTCATAGCTATGGTCTTAGTCGCTGCAGTTGCAGCAGCAGTCTTAATTAACACAAGTGGGTTCTTGCAACAAAAAGCAATGGCTACAGGTAAGGAAAGTACAGAACAAGTAGCAAGTGGTTTATCAACACTTCAGGTAATCGGAATACACAACAACTCCACTGTTAATTACTTAGCAATCTACATAACTCCAAACGCTGGAAGTGCTCCAATTGATTTAAATCAAACTAAGATATTAATTACAGATGGTAATAAGAAAGCTGTATTGAAATATAAAGGAGCTGCAGCTTGGAACGACTTAGATAACGGAGGAGAAGTTACCAATACATCATTACCAGCATGGAATTTAAGTTCTGGAGAATTTGGAATAATTGTCTTACAAGATGCAGATGATTCATGTAAGAATATAACACCTGTAATTAACAAAGGAGATATCGTTGCTTTAACAATAAATGCTTCAAAGATAAGTCTTGACTTGAAACCAAGAACAACAGTAACTGGTTCAGTAGTTCCAGAGTTTGGTGCTCCAGCTGTTATTGAATTCACAACACCTGCAACATACTTAGGAGATCAGGAAGTAATACAGCTACAATAA
- a CDS encoding flagellin — translation MKLLEFLKGKKGATGIGTLIVFIAMVLVAAVAAAVLINTSGFLQQKAMATGKESTEQVASGLMCMGVTGHYDGSNGIDKLAIYIAPNAGSAPIDLKQAKLFLIYDGESHVLNYSTATTETLGATDIFSVGNWSSADSSSYVVGVIQDADGSLSNGVINKGDIAVLLVDVSQVFGNPIPTRKEVSGQYQPEFGAPAVIQFTTPAAYTQKVIELQ, via the coding sequence ATGAAACTTCTCGAGTTCTTGAAGGGTAAGAAAGGGGCTACAGGTATAGGAACCTTAATAGTCTTCATAGCTATGGTCTTAGTCGCTGCAGTTGCAGCAGCAGTCTTAATTAACACAAGTGGGTTCTTGCAACAAAAAGCAATGGCTACAGGTAAGGAAAGCACTGAGCAAGTAGCAAGTGGATTAATGTGCATGGGAGTAACAGGACACTATGATGGAAGTAACGGTATTGACAAACTTGCTATCTACATAGCTCCAAACGCTGGAAGTGCTCCAATTGATTTAAAGCAGGCAAAATTGTTCTTAATCTATGATGGAGAATCACATGTTTTAAACTACAGTACAGCTACAACTGAGACATTGGGAGCAACTGACATATTCAGTGTAGGTAATTGGAGTTCAGCAGACAGTTCTTCATATGTTGTAGGAGTTATCCAAGACGCTGACGGTTCATTATCAAATGGAGTTATTAACAAGGGAGATATCGCTGTCTTATTAGTTGATGTAAGCCAAGTATTTGGTAATCCAATACCTACAAGAAAAGAAGTTTCAGGACAATATCAGCCAGAATTCGGAGCTCCAGCTGTTATACAGTTCACCACACCAGCCGCATACACACAAAAAGTTATCGAATTACAATAA
- a CDS encoding Sjogren's syndrome/scleroderma autoantigen 1 family protein, with protein MDDEILKTLSNELLNGARMLSTHCKKCGCPLFEKNGEIYCPICKKFEIDSESEKYAEDELNLNVDGVLNEKINYLVNKLKDEDEVGRIKEIGEALYILIKIKKKIKE; from the coding sequence ATGGATGATGAAATATTAAAAACTCTATCTAATGAATTGTTAAATGGGGCAAGAATGCTTTCAACTCACTGTAAAAAATGTGGTTGTCCATTATTTGAAAAAAATGGGGAAATTTACTGTCCAATATGTAAAAAATTTGAAATTGATTCTGAAAGTGAAAAATATGCTGAAGATGAATTAAATTTAAATGTTGATGGTGTTTTAAATGAGAAAATAAATTATTTAGTGAATAAACTAAAAGATGAAGATGAAGTTGGCAGAATCAAAGAAATAGGCGAAGCTTTATATATATTAATCAAAATCAAAAAGAAGATAAAAGAATAA
- a CDS encoding type II toxin-antitoxin system VapC family toxin, whose product MNIKVLDASAIIHGYNPVIEEGEHYTTPEVLEEIVSKKIIVEQALNFGKLKIMSPSKESIKKVEEVVKKTGDNLSKQDIGVLALALDLNAILYTDDYGIQNVAKKLNIEVKGIAFKPTDKDFIWRKVCEGCKKLYPADYEGDICEICGRPLKRKMVKSRLKKRRK is encoded by the coding sequence ATGAACATTAAGGTGTTGGATGCTTCAGCAATTATTCACGGCTATAATCCAGTTATAGAGGAGGGAGAGCATTACACAACCCCAGAAGTTTTAGAAGAGATAGTGTCAAAAAAAATTATTGTTGAGCAGGCATTGAATTTTGGAAAATTGAAGATAATGAGCCCAAGTAAAGAATCTATAAAAAAGGTTGAGGAAGTTGTTAAAAAAACTGGAGATAATCTATCTAAACAAGATATTGGTGTGTTAGCGTTAGCTTTGGATTTAAACGCTATACTATACACTGACGATTACGGTATTCAAAATGTTGCTAAAAAATTAAACATTGAAGTTAAAGGAATAGCTTTCAAACCAACAGATAAAGATTTTATTTGGAGGAAAGTTTGTGAGGGTTGTAAAAAACTATATCCAGCGGATTATGAAGGAGATATATGCGAAATTTGTGGAAGGCCTTTAAAGAGAAAAATGGTTAAATCAAGATTAAAGAAGAGAAGGAAATAA
- a CDS encoding methionine synthase, translated as MITTVVGSYPVVKKEETFLDKIKKTLGVYDEHKYAIERAVKDQIKAGVDIISDGQVRGDMVEIFTNNMYGFEGKRVIGRVEFIKPITVKDILYAKNMAKKLNPNVEVKGIITGPCTIASSVRVEGYYSDNKDEKLIYDIAKALRREVEALKNHVPIIQIDEPILSTGLYDFDVARKAIDIIVKGLDVTFAMHVCGNVYNIIDELNKFNVDILDHEFASNRKNLDILECIEKKVGFGCVNTKVKSVESVDEIKSLIEEGFEILKNNEKLNKNLSENILIDPDCGMRLLPIDVAFNKLKNMVEATKLIKI; from the coding sequence ATGATAACAACAGTTGTTGGTAGCTATCCAGTAGTTAAAAAAGAAGAAACTTTCTTAGATAAAATAAAAAAAACATTGGGAGTTTATGACGAACATAAATACGCCATTGAAAGAGCTGTTAAAGATCAAATTAAAGCTGGAGTTGATATTATAAGTGATGGGCAGGTTAGGGGAGATATGGTTGAGATTTTTACAAACAATATGTATGGATTTGAAGGAAAGAGAGTAATTGGTAGAGTAGAGTTTATAAAGCCAATAACAGTTAAAGATATTTTATATGCTAAAAATATGGCTAAAAAATTAAATCCTAATGTTGAAGTTAAAGGAATTATTACAGGACCTTGCACAATTGCTTCATCTGTTAGGGTTGAGGGATATTATTCAGATAATAAGGATGAAAAATTAATTTACGATATTGCCAAAGCACTTAGGAGGGAGGTTGAGGCATTAAAAAATCACGTTCCAATAATACAGATTGATGAACCAATTTTATCAACTGGCTTGTATGATTTTGATGTAGCAAGAAAGGCTATAGACATTATTGTTAAAGGTTTAGATGTTACTTTTGCAATGCATGTATGTGGAAACGTTTATAACATTATTGATGAGCTAAATAAATTTAATGTAGATATTTTAGACCATGAATTTGCTTCAAATAGGAAAAATTTGGATATTTTGGAATGTATAGAAAAGAAAGTTGGGTTTGGATGCGTAAATACAAAAGTTAAAAGTGTTGAAAGTGTTGATGAAATAAAGAGCTTGATAGAAGAGGGATTTGAGATATTAAAAAATAATGAAAAGCTGAATAAAAACTTATCTGAAAATATTCTAATAGATCCTGATTGTGGTATGAGGTTGTTGCCAATAGATGTAGCTTTTAATAAATTAAAAAATATGGTTGAGGCAACTAAATTAATAAAAATTTAA